Below is a genomic region from Streptosporangium album.
GTGCCCGGGAACCGGCCTCGACAAACCCGAGACCATCGCCGCCTGCGCCAAGAGTGTGGGTCCGAAGGGCGCGTACTTCACCGCCGACCAGGCCTCGCACGATCTCGACGCCCTACGGCGGGCGCTCGGCCTGGGCAAGGTGAGCTTCTTCGGCAACTCCTACGGCACCCTGTACGCCCAGGCGTACGCGGCCCGGTATCCAGGCAGCCTGGACGCGGTGTTTCTGGACAGCTCCATGGTCATGGACCGCGACGGGTACGCGCGCTGGCCGTCCCAGGTCCAGCTCGACCATCTCGATCTCGTCTGCGGGCGGTCGAAGGCGTGCGGCGCGCTGCCGGGCAGCGCCTCCGGCACCTGGGCACGGCTGGTGGACCGGCTGCGGGAGCGGCCCGACCCGGAGGTCTCGGTGTTCCAGACCTCGGCGCTGAGTGGTGTGTCCGAGCCGGTGTTCGGCCGGGAGTCCACCGCGGCCGCGGACGCTTATCTGCGCGGCGACCCGGCTCCGCTGCGCCGTCTGGCCCGGCTGATTCCCAAAGCCCTTCCGCCGGACAACGATCCGCATGTTGCCGGGTATCTGGGCTATCGCTGCGGCGACGGCACCTTCCCATTCGACCGGCTGGCGCCGGCGGCCGAGCGTGAGGCACAGGCCGTGCGGTACTACGAGCGGGTACGTCCGCTGGCGCCCTATCAGATCACCGACATCTTCCCCGGGATCGGCAGCGTGGAGCCGTGCATCAACTGGCCGACTCCGCGCCACAGCCCGCCGCGCCCGCCCGGGCAGGCGCTGCCCGCAGTACCCGTCCTGGTGATGGCGGGGGACTTCGACATCAACAGCCCCGCCGATGTGGCGCGCTCGGTGCGGGCCTTCCCGAACGCGACCGTCGTCCGGGTCCCGTTCGGGAGGCATGCGCTGTCCTTTCCCCCGGGGCCGATG
It encodes:
- a CDS encoding alpha/beta fold hydrolase, with amino-acid sequence MIIKALGLALAAALLPGAPTPPAGPHQCANASARCDGSIDVPLAWENASSERLSVAFAWIPAKGADGTVVANLGGPLPALPTVPEIQRILGPVLERKNLLVMDPRGFGKSTPPLCPGTGLDKPETIAACAKSVGPKGAYFTADQASHDLDALRRALGLGKVSFFGNSYGTLYAQAYAARYPGSLDAVFLDSSMVMDRDGYARWPSQVQLDHLDLVCGRSKACGALPGSASGTWARLVDRLRERPDPEVSVFQTSALSGVSEPVFGRESTAAADAYLRGDPAPLRRLARLIPKALPPDNDPHVAGYLGYRCGDGTFPFDRLAPAAEREAQAVRYYERVRPLAPYQITDIFPGIGSVEPCINWPTPRHSPPRPPGQALPAVPVLVMAGDFDINSPADVARSVRAFPNATVVRVPFGRHALSFPPGPMGDCVRGMLRTFLTTKQVADQGCSGENYRAVGAFPQQVRDVPPHPARKLSTAQRRVLAATFATAADATARRNPNGYFYTRVQNEPGLRGGQVTFGQDITLDGVRFVRDLRVSGPIKLTPDGRATATLRAETGGRTHEVTLTWTAFSTRPSLSGTFNGIPFD